One region of Nevskia ramosa DSM 11499 genomic DNA includes:
- the gspE gene encoding type II secretion system ATPase GspE, which yields MEAASPVLRRPPFAFAKRHGLIVSVDRGDAVELVCRPGVSIDAVQEARRFVRRPVKMRNVSLDEFDALLQRTYEGQTGASAALADGLEEDSADIDSLSAALAEAQDLLETDDDAPIIKFINGLLVEAIKENASDIHIETFETRVTVRFRIDGVLREILNPPRSLAPKIVSRVKIMAKLDIAEKRLPQDGRISRAFGGRKVDVRVSTIPTGGNAERVVMRILDKQAERLDLEQLGIDPVQTATLKRIINRPYGIMLVTGPTGSGKTTTLYSALSTLNDRSRNIMTVEDPIEYYIDGVGQTQVNLRVEMTFARGLRAILRQDPDVVMVGEIRDLDTAQIAVQASQTGHLVMSTLHTNTAVGAVTRLRDMGVEPYQLSSSLVGLMAQRLVRTLCKHCKTPYEPKLAELEQLGVPHRTDLLLYRPVGCPLCRHTGFAGRSGIHEIIEVDRKLEALIHDNASEQILEAAARERGAGILQSGRNKVIAGDTTLSEVLRVTIEES from the coding sequence ATGGAAGCTGCGAGCCCCGTCCTCCGCCGGCCACCGTTCGCGTTCGCGAAACGGCACGGACTGATCGTCTCGGTCGACCGCGGCGACGCCGTCGAACTGGTCTGCCGTCCTGGCGTCAGCATCGATGCCGTGCAGGAAGCGCGGCGCTTCGTGCGGCGCCCGGTGAAGATGCGCAATGTCAGCCTCGATGAATTCGACGCATTGCTGCAGCGAACCTATGAAGGCCAGACCGGCGCCAGCGCCGCGCTTGCCGACGGCCTCGAAGAAGACAGCGCCGATATCGACAGCCTGAGTGCCGCGCTCGCCGAAGCGCAGGACCTGCTGGAAACCGATGACGACGCGCCGATCATCAAGTTCATCAACGGCCTGCTCGTCGAAGCGATCAAGGAAAACGCTTCGGACATCCACATCGAGACCTTCGAGACCCGGGTGACGGTGCGCTTCCGCATCGACGGCGTGCTGCGCGAAATCCTCAATCCGCCGCGCTCGCTGGCGCCGAAGATCGTCTCGCGCGTGAAGATCATGGCCAAGCTCGACATCGCCGAGAAACGCCTGCCGCAGGACGGCCGCATCAGTCGTGCGTTCGGCGGCCGCAAGGTCGACGTCCGTGTATCGACGATCCCCACCGGCGGCAATGCCGAGCGGGTGGTCATGCGTATTCTCGACAAGCAGGCCGAGCGCCTCGATCTCGAACAGCTCGGCATCGATCCGGTCCAGACCGCGACCTTGAAGCGGATCATCAATCGCCCCTACGGCATCATGCTGGTCACCGGCCCGACCGGCTCGGGTAAAACGACGACCCTGTACTCGGCGCTGTCAACCCTGAACGACCGCAGCCGCAACATCATGACCGTCGAAGACCCGATCGAGTACTACATCGATGGCGTCGGCCAGACCCAGGTCAACCTGCGTGTCGAGATGACTTTCGCCCGCGGCCTGCGCGCGATCCTGCGTCAGGATCCGGACGTGGTGATGGTCGGCGAAATCCGCGATCTCGATACCGCGCAGATCGCCGTGCAAGCTTCACAGACCGGCCATCTGGTGATGTCTACCCTGCATACCAACACTGCCGTCGGCGCCGTCACGCGTCTGCGCGACATGGGTGTAGAGCCTTACCAGCTATCGTCGTCGCTCGTCGGCCTGATGGCGCAGCGTCTGGTGCGCACCCTGTGCAAGCACTGCAAGACGCCGTACGAACCGAAGCTTGCCGAACTCGAACAGCTCGGCGTGCCGCATCGCACCGACTTGCTGCTGTACAGGCCGGTCGGCTGCCCGCTGTGCCGGCACACCGGCTTCGCCGGCCGCAGCGGCATCCACGAGATCATCGAAGTCGATCGCAAGCTCGAAGCGCTGATCCACGACAATGCCTCCGAGCAGATCCTCGAAGCCGCCGCCCGCGAGCGCGGCGCGGGTATCCTGCAGTCCGGACGCAACAAGGTCATCGCCGGCGACACCACCCTGAGTGAAGTGCTGCGCGTGACGATCGAGGAAAGCTAG